From Candidatus Sphingomonas colombiensis, one genomic window encodes:
- a CDS encoding helix-turn-helix domain-containing GNAT family N-acetyltransferase — translation MDGTAQLVGQIRNVSRAIVREWGFMGGNFAGTELSPSAVHALMEIERGGATARDIGIRLRLEKSSVSRMLRKLVEAGDVKEEAGGSDGRVKLLSLSASGKDRVVAIHAFADTQVVDALRRLQPAQSRAVLEGLRLYADALGGKSGGPSCPDITIASGYYTGLIARVTEMHALYYARESGFGRHFESVVARGLADLCARLESPRNAIWSAMREDEMVGSISIDGEDLGADIAHLRFFITADDARGSGAGRKLLSAAMAFVDERNFAETQLWTFRGLAAARHLYESFGFVCVEEWSGRQWGPEMIEQRFVRPRQPL, via the coding sequence ATGGACGGCACCGCACAATTGGTCGGGCAGATACGCAACGTATCGCGGGCGATCGTTCGCGAATGGGGCTTCATGGGCGGGAACTTCGCCGGAACCGAGCTATCGCCGTCCGCCGTCCATGCGCTGATGGAGATCGAACGCGGTGGCGCTACCGCACGGGATATCGGCATACGCCTGCGCCTAGAAAAATCCAGCGTAAGCCGTATGTTACGTAAGCTGGTGGAAGCGGGCGACGTTAAAGAAGAAGCCGGCGGAAGCGACGGGCGGGTGAAGCTTCTCTCGCTCTCGGCAAGCGGGAAAGACCGTGTCGTCGCGATCCACGCCTTTGCCGATACACAGGTGGTCGATGCGCTCCGGCGCTTGCAGCCGGCCCAGTCGCGCGCCGTTCTCGAGGGGCTGCGCCTCTACGCCGATGCGCTTGGCGGAAAAAGCGGGGGCCCCTCTTGTCCGGATATCACCATCGCATCCGGCTACTACACCGGGCTGATCGCACGGGTCACGGAAATGCATGCGCTTTATTACGCCCGCGAATCAGGTTTCGGGCGGCATTTCGAAAGCGTGGTGGCGCGCGGCCTCGCCGATCTCTGTGCCCGGCTCGAAAGCCCGCGCAACGCCATCTGGTCGGCGATGCGTGAGGACGAAATGGTCGGATCGATCTCTATCGATGGCGAGGATCTGGGCGCCGATATCGCGCACCTGCGCTTTTTCATCACGGCGGATGACGCGCGCGGTAGCGGTGCCGGGCGCAAATTGCTGTCTGCCGCCATGGCTTTCGTGGACGAAAGGAACTTCGCCGAGACCCAGCTATGGACATTCCGCGGCCTGGCTGCGGCGCGGCATCTCTACGAAAGCTTCGGCTTCGTCTGCGTCGAGGAATGGTCCGGCCGGCAATGGGGGCCCGAGATGATCGAGCAACGCTTCGTTCGCCCGCGCCAACCGCTGTGA
- a CDS encoding acylphosphatase — translation MIRRRLIITGRVQGVFYRNWFVAEMRALGILGWVRNRADNSVEAVIAGSADSIAAAIARAHQGPPAAHVVDVAVSDDAPEETLERFAKRPTV, via the coding sequence ATGATTCGTCGTCGGCTCATCATCACCGGGCGGGTGCAGGGCGTATTCTACCGCAATTGGTTCGTAGCGGAGATGCGCGCACTCGGCATTCTCGGCTGGGTGCGCAACCGCGCCGACAATTCGGTCGAGGCGGTGATCGCGGGCTCCGCCGATTCGATTGCCGCCGCTATTGCCCGCGCGCATCAGGGTCCACCGGCGGCGCACGTCGTCGATGTCGCGGTCAGCGACGACGCGCCTGAGGAGACGCTGGAGCGATTCGCGAAGCGTCCGACCGTTTAA
- a CDS encoding alpha/beta fold hydrolase: MILPLLLAAAPAPQPVTPPAPPPAVARQWPIKEGDFVMRDFAFRSGEKLAELKLHYTTLGTPHRNAAGEIDNAVMVLHGTGGTGKQFLQPQFADELYGPGQPLDITRYFIILPDNIGHGGSSKPSNGQHMAFPRYDYDDMVAAQHRLLAEHFGIRKMRLIMGTSMGCMHAFVWAETFPDYARALMPLACEPVQIAGLNRMWRQLAIDSIRADPAWNGGNYTAQPVQGVRGAASLLFIAGGAPLFLQSAYPARDAAVSYAREKVAASIAGIDANDLIYQLDSSRTYDPWPKLAQITAPMVWINSADDFINPRNLDFPNQAVKQMPNTRFRLIPESADTHGHGTHTWAKFWKQDLADLLARTAP; the protein is encoded by the coding sequence ATGATTCTCCCCCTGCTCCTCGCCGCCGCACCGGCACCGCAACCCGTTACCCCGCCCGCTCCGCCGCCCGCCGTCGCCCGGCAATGGCCGATCAAGGAAGGCGATTTCGTGATGCGCGATTTCGCGTTTCGATCAGGCGAGAAGCTGGCTGAGCTAAAGCTGCATTACACCACGCTCGGCACGCCACATCGCAACGCGGCGGGGGAGATCGACAATGCGGTGATGGTGCTTCACGGCACCGGGGGGACGGGCAAGCAGTTCCTCCAGCCCCAGTTCGCCGATGAGCTTTACGGCCCCGGCCAGCCGCTCGACATCACGCGCTATTTCATCATCCTGCCCGACAATATCGGCCATGGTGGCTCGTCCAAGCCCTCGAACGGCCAGCATATGGCGTTCCCCCGTTATGACTATGACGACATGGTCGCCGCGCAGCACCGGCTGCTCGCCGAGCATTTTGGCATCCGAAAGATGCGGTTGATCATGGGCACCTCGATGGGGTGCATGCACGCCTTCGTGTGGGCGGAGACCTTCCCGGACTATGCCCGTGCGCTGATGCCGCTGGCGTGCGAGCCGGTACAGATCGCGGGGCTGAACCGCATGTGGCGCCAGCTCGCGATCGATTCGATTCGAGCCGATCCGGCGTGGAACGGCGGCAATTATACGGCCCAGCCGGTGCAGGGCGTGCGCGGGGCCGCGTCGTTGTTGTTCATCGCCGGCGGGGCGCCGCTCTTCCTCCAGTCGGCCTATCCCGCCCGCGACGCGGCTGTTTCCTATGCGCGGGAGAAGGTGGCGGCCTCGATCGCGGGGATCGATGCCAACGATCTGATCTATCAGCTCGATTCGTCGCGCACCTATGATCCATGGCCCAAGCTCGCGCAGATCACCGCGCCGATGGTGTGGATCAATTCGGCCGACGACTTCATCAACCCGCGCAATCTCGATTTCCCGAATCAGGCGGTGAAGCAGATGCCGAACACCCGTTTCCGCCTGATCCCCGAAAGCGCCGACACGCACGGGCATGGCACGCACACCTGGGCGAAGTTCTGGAAACAGGATCTCGCCGATCTTCTCGCGCGCACCGCCCCGTGA
- a CDS encoding peptidylprolyl isomerase: MRVLVLLVALLLSTPVAAQRADRATPGFVRVRLETALGNIVLALDAKHAPITTANFMRYVDDGRFDGISFYRVARSKQAPQFGFIQSGIRTDARRFLDTIAHEPTSKTGIRHLDMTISMARRGEPGSANGNWFITVGAMPSMDASRDHPGYAAFGRVVAGQDVVRRILAQPTGGGMGGTMLMKLVYISRAIRLDGVAKPTGRPRPWLIERRKDG; this comes from the coding sequence ATGCGCGTTCTTGTCCTGCTCGTCGCCCTGCTGCTCTCCACGCCCGTCGCCGCGCAGCGGGCGGACCGGGCGACGCCGGGGTTCGTGCGGGTGCGGCTGGAAACCGCGCTTGGCAATATCGTGCTGGCGCTGGATGCGAAGCATGCGCCGATCACGACCGCGAATTTCATGCGCTATGTCGATGACGGGCGCTTCGACGGGATCAGCTTCTATCGCGTCGCGCGCAGCAAACAGGCGCCGCAATTCGGCTTCATCCAATCCGGCATCCGCACCGACGCGCGCCGCTTCCTCGATACGATCGCGCATGAGCCGACCAGCAAGACCGGCATCCGCCACCTCGACATGACGATATCCATGGCGCGGCGCGGGGAGCCGGGATCGGCCAATGGCAATTGGTTCATCACCGTCGGCGCGATGCCCTCGATGGACGCCAGCCGCGATCATCCAGGCTATGCCGCCTTCGGGCGCGTCGTCGCGGGGCAGGATGTGGTGCGCCGCATCCTCGCCCAGCCGACCGGCGGCGGGATGGGCGGCACGATGCTGATGAAGCTGGTCTATATCAGCCGCGCGATACGGCTCGATGGCGTGGCGAAGCCCACCGGCCGCCCACGCCCGTGGCTGATCGAGCGTCGCAAGGACGGATGA